Proteins from one Argopecten irradians isolate NY chromosome 15, Ai_NY, whole genome shotgun sequence genomic window:
- the LOC138309211 gene encoding carbohydrate sulfotransferase 15-like has translation MPAKRSGERRLAAIVVVSGVAVCIWFCQIILLTRHIPTIRPSLSQRSKYSLGVSPQWRHLLYREPVVTTQNPKDSPKVNSYSERRNDWTNFSKIQLNEDIDTHNVLTIDCTHRKLAVFSEDILCKKQKIFSKKFKNPCWYDELEGKVRCLPYFHLFGTCKSGTTDLFHRITQHPHILKNRGILGKETWFWSWRRYGNGRMPGGTMYLSQFSKLFDSETISQKYLTRSDESTYHHLITGHGEPMDFWDQSFWRLIPQNDPEGAEPNITTPYLIKYVNPSIKLILILRNPVDRLYSHYLHGYYGNNTDQFHLDVVQTIRDLRGCQRSHTLRACLYDNNKTFKVPLSASIYHVHLKEWLKVFSRRQILIIRSEDYRANISQTLQDVFSFLGVESLPTTDLNRLSQIPAQHPTAGRSTSGPIRPDTKAILTRFLRHSILQLANILQDQRYLDWL, from the exons ATGCCCGCGAAAAG AAGTGGCGAGCGACGACTAGCAGCGATAGTGGTGGTGAGCGGCGTCGCAGTATGTATTTGGTTCTGTCAGATAATCCTGCTGACACGTCACATCCCAACAATCCGCCCGTCATTGTCACAGAGGTCCAAGTACAGTCTGGGTGTATCTCCACAATGGCGTCATCTTCTCTACAGAGAACCGGTGGTGACAACACAAAACCCAAAAGATTCTCCAAAAGTGAACAGTTACTCAGAAAGACGTAATGATTGGACAAATTTCTCAAAAATACAGCTTAATGAAGATATTGATACCCACAACGTCCTAACGATCGACTGCACTCACCGGAAGTTGGCTGTCTTCTCGGAGGACATCTTGTGTAAG AAGCAAAAGATATTCTCGAAGAAGTTCAAAAACCCATGTTGGTATGATGAATTGGAGGGAAAAGTAAGATGCCTTCCTTATTTCCATCTTTTCGGAACCTGTAAAAGTGGGACAACGGATCTGTTCCATAGGATAACTCAGCATCCGCACATACTGAAGAACAGGGGCATTCTGGGAAAGGAAACGTGGTTTTGGAGCTGGCGTCGCTATG GCAATGGACGTATGCCAGgaggtacaatgtatttgagtCAGTTTTCCAAATTGTTTGATTCCGAGACGATATCTCAGAAATATTTAACAAGATCGGACGAGTCAACTTACCACCATTTAATAACAG gTCACGGTGAACCGATGGATTTCTGGGACCAATCGTTCTGGAGGTTGATACCCCAGAATGACCCGGAAGGGGCGGAGCCTAACATTACCACGCCCTACCTCATTAAATATGTCAATCCGTCAATCAAGCTTATTCTCATCCTCAGGAACCCAGTGGACAG GTTGTACAGTCATTATCTCCACGGTTACTATGGAAACAACACTGATCAGTTTCACCTGGACGTTGTTCAAACCATCAGAGACCTGCGGGGTTGCCAGCGGAGCCACACACTGCGGGCGTGTCTGTATGACAACAACAAGACATTTAAG GTGCCATTGTCTGCCAGTATCTACCATGTCCATCTGAAGGAATGGCTCAAGGTTTTCTCACGGCGACAAATACTCATCATACGAAGCGAAGATTACAGAGCGAATATTTCACAAACTTTACAGGATGTCTTCTCATTCCTTGGAGTCG AATCCCTTCCGACAACTGACCTGAATCGACTGAGCCAAATTCCGGCCCAGCACCCCACAGCTGGGCGGTCTACCTCTGGGCCGATACGGCCCGACACCAAGGCTATACTAACTCGGTTCCTTAGACACTCGATACTTCAACTGGCAAATATTCTTCAAGACCAACGCTATTTAGACTGGTTGTGA